The following are from one region of the Rhipicephalus microplus isolate Deutch F79 chromosome 1, USDA_Rmic, whole genome shotgun sequence genome:
- the LOC119177997 gene encoding kinesin-like protein KIF18B — protein MAPLPNRKQRFADTAQSAPKRRRTGDNPPSPWARVNVAVRVRLLNERESETSSIVRIVDDRCLVFYRKAEAEPSYFQGQWACGGLVNVSKDQAFMFDQVFHEDKDNECVFQHTNKEMLTTFVDGCNCSVFAYSATGAGKTFTMDRGVSRSGLPDGQRDLPVKKSGALFELLLKGNRNGTQHAIDANSKSSWCHATFQVYVTQMENVSSQSKGIRVSKMNFVGLAGSERATAVNKKVTDQIHEGTKINLTLRGTCHTLWIAAMSPSMLSYADTHNTLKYAGRAMKIELHA, from the exons ATGGCACCGTTGCCGAACCGCAAGCAGCGTTTCGCCGACACCGCGCAGTCGGCCCCGAAACGCCGCCGCACTGGCGACAACCCGCCATCGCCCTGGGCGCGCGTGAACGTGGCTGTGAGGGTGCGCCTACTTAACGAACGCGAGTCCGAGACGTCCAGCATCGTCCGCATTGTGGACGACAGGTGCCTCGTGTTTTATCGCAAGGCCGAAGCCGAGCCCTCCTACTTTCAAGGGCAGTGGGCATGCGGGGGTCTCGTAAATGTGAGCAAGGATCAGGCATTCATGTTTGATCAGGTCTTTCATGAAGATAAGGACAATGAGTGCGTCTTTCAGCACACCAACAAGGAGATGCTGACGACATTTGTTGATGGCTGCAATTGCTCCGTATTCGCGTATAGTGCAACCGGTGCCGGCAAGACGTTCACGATGGACCGAGGAGTGTCTCGGAGTGGTCTCCCTGACGGCCAGCGAGATCTACCC GTGAAGAAGTCTGGGGCACTGTTCGAGTTGCTTCTGAAAGGCAACAGAAACGGGACACAGCACGCCATCGATGCCAACTCGAAGTCGTCATGGTGCCATGCAACCTTTCAGGTTTACGTCACGCAGATGGAGAACGTGAGCAGCCAGAGCAAAGGGATTCGCGTCTCCAAAATGAACTTCGTAGGTCTTGCTGGCTCGGAGCGTGCCACTGCCGTGAACAAAAAGGTCACGGACCAGATACACGAGGGCACCAAGATCAACTT GACTCTGCGTGGCACGTGTCACACCCTTTGGATTGCGGCCATGTCGCCGTCCATGCTCAGCTACGCCGACACCCACAACACTCTGAAGTACGCCGGGAGGGCCATGAAGATCGAGCTGCATGCTTAG